Part of the Natronorubrum daqingense genome is shown below.
TCCCACACGTCGCCGTCCGGGTTCTCGAAGTTGGACCGGCGTTGATAATTTATCTCGTTCCAGAGTGCGGCTGAAGCGTCCAACAGTCGTCGAAGTAACTCCTCGTCCTCGTCGGACTGGGGAACTACTTCGAACTCGTTGGTGCGCTTCATCGCTACCTACTGCTACAGTCGGAACATACATAAATCTATGGATAATCATAGACACCATGGGTACGAACATCCACATCGAAGTGCCGGATGAAGAACAGTACGAGCGACTGAAGCGCGTGAAAAACGAACACGGACTGACGTGGCGCGGGATGTTGATCCACGCCGCCGACGACTTGGAGACTCCGACCGGGGAGTAACCGGTGGTCCGCGTAGCCGAGTGGCGCGATTCACGCCCGCCGTGAACGGCGGGACTCTCTCGCTGTTTTAGGTAGTTGGCTACACGGTTCCCTTGTCCAGGGTTAAACATGGAAATCGTGCTTAGTACAGGCTATCCACTTACCGCAATGACGATGCCGATAATCATACATAATGCACCCAACCCTCGAAAGAAAATCCGCCCAGTACCGAGCAAAGAATCGTCTTTGAGCATCCCGAGAAACCAAAAACGGAGTGTTTTCTCGGGCCAGAGGAAGCCTACGAAGCCAACAATAAATAATAGGATCCCGGCCATAGCGTTCATAGATCATTTGTATTTTGAGAGATAATTAAATCTGCCTTTGCTGTATTCACACACGAAGTTACCGAATCGTCCGAGTCGGTTTTGGATACCTCTCTGAATAAAGAGATCGTGATATCTATACTGCTCAACACGTTGATCCCCATCCAATCATATGCTTAAATAATAGTAATAGCTAAGTCCCTATAGACGAATGGTGTAGTATGGCACGGGAAACCGACGCCGATGTGACCACGACGCCGACCTCCGTAGAGCGCGAGAAAATAGCCAATTCCGAGGCCAAGAACGGTGATATCGCTCTCGAGCTTTCGGGCTCCTGGTACGGCTACATCGGCCAAGATTCCGAGGGGGCGTACCACCATATGGACAGTCGAACGATGACGATCTTCGTGACTGAGCAAGACCGCGAGCGATTCCTTCCCGACGGTGCTGGGCTGTTCTGGTTCCGCGTCGAGGGGCCGGTGATCCAGACCGTCTGTCTCGAGCACTACCCTAATAAGAACCTCGAAAACTGGAAGGATTTCGTTGATATGAAGCGTGGCTGGTCCGAATTGCCCGTTTCGGCGGTCGACCAACTGACACAGAATCTCGAGTCGGACGATCCGATCACAGACCAAATCCAGACCCGCTGATTCCGGACCTTTTGACTCTCAGTCTGTCGCCCGTTCGCTTCCAATAACATGCTTTTTCAATAGTAAATTATAAGTCACTGGAGAATAGAGTGTATTGTAGACGCTGGAAACAGCGCTCAGGTGACCACTATGCACATGCAAGGCGGTAGACGACCAGATCCAGTTGCACCAGCAGGCCAGCACGTTCACGAACGCGGCAGTCCAGAGCACACCGCTCGAGTCGTTCGAGCGAACGGGCACTCGATCGTCCTCGAGTACCCCAACGGACGCCGATATCGGTTCGGTTCCGGTGAATTCTCTGAGATGTTCTGCATCGCAGGTGAAACTCGTAGGACAACGAGTCCGTCCGCGTGAGCACCGGCAGTTGGAAAACTCAACCCAAAACAAAAACACATGTTCAACAGCACACACCCCTTGGAAGACGCCACCCACGGCGTACTCGACGAATCGAATCCACACCAGCGGTCGGATGGCCGACCGACGAACACCGGTCGCAGGCTCGAGGAGTCAGTTGTGTACGTCCGCGTTGACGAGACGCCAGCCTCGAACGATCGAGTCGCAGTACATATTGAGCACCCCGATCACGACGGCGGTGTACGGTGTTTCTACCGCCATCGCGAGCGTGCCGAGCAGGCGATTCGCCGGCATATCGGGACTGAAATCGACGCCGATCTCGAGCGCGTCGAACTCGAGGATACGGTCGGGCTCGGTTTTGCTGCGTACGAGCTGTTGCCCGAGGAGAACGGTTGGAACGAAGGGCCGAAGGGGGTGTTCGCGTGATGTCGACGGGAAACGCTTCGAGTGGAACTGAGCGCTGTATTGGCTGTGGTTCCGAAATCGAAGGCGACGGATTCTACGGACAGGGTGACGTGAAACCAGAAGGCCTCGAAGGTCTCGGGGATGGTGAATCCGTGCCCGTTAGCGAACTGTTCGGATTCAACGACGGGCCATACTGTACGCTCGAATGCTCACTCGAAGCGGACACTGACAGTGACGACGATCTCGAGATTCGAGCCGACGGCGGCACGTCCTCGAGCGGTACTGGGCGGAAGGAGGTGCTTCGTGGGGCAGTCGAAGTTTGGGGAGAAGACCTCCAGATCCAGATCGCCATCGAAGAATTGAGCGAACTGACCACGGAACTCGCGCGCCGACAGCGAGGCCGCGAGAGCTACTCTGCGACCGTCGAAGAGATCGCAGATGTGCAACTCTGTCTGGACCAGCTAAAGCTCATGTACAACCCGGAACAGGTCGAGATGGCCGAACAGGACAAACTGGAACGGTTGAAGCGGCGCGTGGAGCGTGATCGCGATGAGTAGCGACGATACTGAACGAACAGTAGCACCTCCAGAAGACGAGCGACCGACGTTTGTCAACGGAAATCTGTACCGAGAACTGGCGATAATCAGCACGGCAATCGGACCAACTGGGACCGAACACGTCCCTGAGTCTGAGTATCCTGTTGAGTACGGAATGGAGGTCGAGACGCTCTGTGGTCTAACATTCCTGAAGCGAGATTCAGCTGAATCGATCACAGAAGGGGGCTGTCAGAACTGCAAACAGGCTGCCGAATCCAGATGGGGCTACAATTGCGTCGGTAAGCAGTTCGGGACGTTCGTAGATCGCACAGTCCTTTCGGACACTGACCGTGACGATGATTGCGAGATTCGGGCCGACGGTGGCACATCCTCGAGCGGAACTGAGCGCCAAGAACTGCGTGAGGATGCTCAGTACATTATCGAGCGGTTAGAGAGTGAATTGGAGAAAAAGCGTGAGGCAGACGCTGGCGCGGAGAATATTGAGTACACGAGGGGGAAGTTAGCGGGTGCGAAGATCGTCAAGAACGATTTGTTAACCGATGGATCACTTAGAAAGAACCGCTCACTACACACGGAGGCTGATCGGAATGAGTAGCGACGACACCGAACGTGAGAACCCACTCGACAGAGGCGATTCGAGCGGGTTCGAACGCCGATGTGACGGATGTTCAAACCCGACGAATAGAACGGCTATCCCCGTCCGAGAGACGAGTACGGACCACATCATCCTCTGTGAGACGTGCGAAGTCATCGTGGCGAGAACGATTTGCGACCAGTCACTACAGGCGGAAACGGAGAGTGAGACCCAATGACGTGGGTGTGTCCGACCTGCTCGCGCCGGTATCCCGACTCAGCCATAGGTCTGCCAGAGACAGACGACGCGGACGAGATGACCCATTGCGAGGTATGCTCGGACGGTATTGAACGACGCCCGCTCCTATGGGCTTTGGATCGTCTTTGCCTGTGGGGGGAATTAGATGGCGTAGAAACGGCAGACCCTCACGTTAGAGGCGAAGCGGCTGCCTCCGCGCGAGTTACGATACAAGAATTGGCGCAGGATGTTCAGACAGAGAGTGGTCGAAATGTCGAGTGACGATACTGATCGGAAACTCCCTACCGACTGGGATTTGACAAAGACAGGGTGGACAATCGAGGACTGTGTTGAGGAGGTCGAAGAGATGGGGGACGATCCCGAGAACCAATTCTACTACACGACCTATTCGGATGTGTTCCACACTACGCCGAAATGCCCGCACATCCAGGATTCGGAGAATCTGCACGTGACGGGCCTTCGCAGCGATCTGAACGGGACGCTGATGGCTGGCGAAAACAGAGTGGCAGGGCCGACAGATGAACACTGCGACCTTCGGGAATGTGGTTGGTGTTCTAAAAACGGCGGCTACCATCGGATGGAACGCACGCAAGACGCGAATACTGACGGCGCTCGAGGCGATCCACATGCCGAGTAACGCCACTGCACGATCGGTGTTCGGGTATCCGGGTAACAAGGCCGGGCTCTCCTCGTGGGTGCTCGAGCATTTCCCGGATCACCGCACGTACGTCGAAGTGTTCGGTGGCGCTGCGGGCATCCTCGCGAACAAACCACCGTCGTACAACGAAGTGTACAACGACGTCGACGGTGATCTCGTTCAGTTCTTCGACGTGCTACGCAAGCGTGGTGACGAACTCGCCGAATGGTGTGCGACCGTCCCGTATTCGCGCGAAAAGTACGGCGAGTGGTCCTCGAAGTGGTACGACGGCTGGCGACCAGACGACGCTGTTCGGCGTGCTGGCGTGTTCTACTACCTCCGGCAAGTCAGCTTCAACGGGAAATACTACACACCGGGCGGGTTCGCTGTGAGTACGAAACGAAATCAAGCACGGACGTATGCTAATCAGGTCGACCGCCTCGAGATGTTCGCTGATCGATTTCGAGAGGTAGTCGTCGAACATCTCGATTGGCGAGCGTGTGTCGAACAATGGGACGACGAGGAGACGCTGTTGTAT
Proteins encoded:
- a CDS encoding DNA adenine methylase; its protein translation is MPSNATARSVFGYPGNKAGLSSWVLEHFPDHRTYVEVFGGAAGILANKPPSYNEVYNDVDGDLVQFFDVLRKRGDELAEWCATVPYSREKYGEWSSKWYDGWRPDDAVRRAGVFYYLRQVSFNGKYYTPGGFAVSTKRNQARTYANQVDRLEMFADRFREVVVEHLDWRACVEQWDDEETLLYFDPPYPDREFRYREGPGFDHGEFVDSLGDLESRWLVSYADPPAALIEVADLVATKETKYRMASGHNGDTEESTEVLAMNFNPREADLFVDTDHHQATLANGGCIPSTTADDGGDE
- a CDS encoding nucleoside triphosphate pyrophosphohydrolase family protein; its protein translation is MSTGNASSGTERCIGCGSEIEGDGFYGQGDVKPEGLEGLGDGESVPVSELFGFNDGPYCTLECSLEADTDSDDDLEIRADGGTSSSGTGRKEVLRGAVEVWGEDLQIQIAIEELSELTTELARRQRGRESYSATVEEIADVQLCLDQLKLMYNPEQVEMAEQDKLERLKRRVERDRDE